Proteins found in one Venturia canescens isolate UGA chromosome 8, ASM1945775v1, whole genome shotgun sequence genomic segment:
- the Dlc90F gene encoding dynein light chain Tctex-type has product MEDMQEETQFVVDDVSKIIKEAIEVSIGGDAYQHNKVNQWTSHVVEGCLGNLTKLQKPYKYIVTCTIMQKNGAGLHTASSCFWDNATDGSCTVRWENKTMYCIVSVFGLAI; this is encoded by the exons ATGGAGGACATGCAAGAAGAG ACACAATTTGTTGTTGATGACGTCAGCAAAATAATCAAAGAGGCCATTGAAGTTTCCATCGGCGGTGATGCTTATCAACACAACAAAGTCAACCAATGGACTTCGCACGTTGTCGAAGGATGTTTAGGAAATTtgaccaaattacaaaaaccTTACAAATACATAG TGACGTGTACCATTATGCAAAAGAACGGTGCTGGCCTACACACTGCTAGTTCATGTTTTTGGGACAATGCAACGGATGGTAGCTGTACAGTTCGTTGGGAGAACAAAACAATGTATTGTATCGTATCTGTATTTGGTCTTgcaatttga